The Candidatus Zixiibacteriota bacterium genome window below encodes:
- a CDS encoding antibiotic biosynthesis monooxygenase, whose protein sequence is MIARIWHGWTSKENADNYEKLLKTEVLPGIAAMNIPGYRNIQVLRRPLADEVEFITIMRFDSLESVKRFVGEDYERAHVPPKARAVLDRFDERSQHYEIIGEYSY, encoded by the coding sequence ATGATCGCCAGAATCTGGCACGGCTGGACATCAAAAGAGAATGCCGACAACTACGAGAAGCTGCTGAAAACCGAAGTTCTCCCTGGTATCGCCGCCATGAACATCCCCGGCTACCGCAACATACAAGTGCTGCGCCGCCCGCTGGCCGATGAGGTGGAGTTCATCACGATAATGCGCTTCGATTCGCTTGAATCCGTCAAGAGATTCGTCGGCGAGGACTACGAGCGGGCGCACGTGCCGCCCAAGGCGCGGGCGGTGCTGGACCGTTTCGATGAGCGCTCACAGCATTATGAGATAATTGGGGAGTACAGCTACTGA
- the mddA gene encoding methanethiol S-methyltransferase — MQRVVFLLYGVVCYLVFLVSFVYAIGFVGNLVVPKSIDSGLPGPVASALVINALLLGLFAVQHSVMARHGFKKVWTKVIPNPIERSTYVLLSSLILILMYWQWRPMPDSVWQISNVAGRTVLQALCWIGWLIVLVSTFIINHFDLFGLRQVVYHAQRKELTPLPFTKRGLYKLLRHPIMLGFIIAFWSTPDMSLGHLIFAIATTGYIIVGILLEERDMVVYHGKAYEAYRREVPMLVPGTKMRPGGGNIQPTGDEA, encoded by the coding sequence ATGCAACGAGTCGTTTTTCTACTGTACGGCGTGGTTTGCTATCTGGTGTTCCTGGTGTCGTTTGTGTACGCGATTGGATTTGTCGGGAATCTGGTGGTTCCGAAATCGATCGATTCCGGTCTGCCGGGGCCAGTGGCAAGTGCACTTGTGATCAATGCGCTGTTGCTCGGGCTGTTTGCCGTCCAGCACAGCGTGATGGCCCGTCACGGCTTCAAAAAGGTCTGGACGAAGGTCATTCCCAACCCGATTGAGCGGAGCACTTATGTACTCCTGTCCAGTCTGATTTTGATCCTGATGTACTGGCAGTGGCGGCCGATGCCTGATTCGGTCTGGCAGATTTCCAACGTCGCCGGACGGACAGTCTTACAGGCGTTGTGCTGGATCGGCTGGCTAATCGTATTGGTCAGCACATTCATCATCAACCACTTCGATCTGTTTGGTTTGCGGCAGGTCGTGTATCACGCGCAGCGGAAAGAGTTGACACCGCTCCCGTTCACTAAGAGAGGACTGTACAAACTTCTGAGGCACCCGATCATGCTCGGGTTCATCATCGCGTTCTGGTCAACCCCGGATATGTCATTGGGCCATCTCATATTTGCGATCGCGACGACCGGTTATATCATCGTCGGAATCCTGCTGGAAGAACGGGATATGGTGGTGTATCACGGGAAGGCCTATGAAGCGTATCGCCGGGAAGTGCCGATGCTGGTTCCGGGGACGAAGATGCGGCCGGGCGGTGGCAACATCCAGCCGACAGGTGATGAGGCCTGA